A portion of the Girardinichthys multiradiatus isolate DD_20200921_A chromosome 23, DD_fGirMul_XY1, whole genome shotgun sequence genome contains these proteins:
- the rlim gene encoding E3 ubiquitin-protein ligase RLIM isoform X2 yields the protein MEGSDSVEQGSGDQPESQRRRQLDRLDREEAFYQFVNNLSDEDYRLMRDNNLLGNPGEVTEDELFNRLQQIKDGPEQQNNNPSTENSEDPVETPESSEDSQGGDSLLDWLNTVRRTGNTTRTGHRGNQSWRAVSQTNPNSGDFRFSLEISVNRNLAEQQAAAEGEQGPSEQSPAGQDEGVADPEPQVPMETEVVEEPVVEELAVIVEPEPEEIAEEEVASQEAVEEPPSPAPPPAPAPPLAPAPGPVAAPAPVAAPVAAPAPVAAPVSAPAPAPVAAPVAAPVAAPAPAPVAAPVAAPAPALVAAAASPEQPPPCSSPRRGQRRPRSRSPEPRRTRARLARSRSPLRLDHLDGVSSPRHMYGSQSPSSSTDTPPVPQVEGSSRTRQHILSRQNPVDDNVQPPSVETESVPEAQNVRPQEGESNGNEGGSAERRPPTIMLDLQVRRVRPGEYRQRDSIASRTRSRSQNSNNTFLYESERGGFRRTFSRSERAGVRTYVSTIRIPIRRISDAGLGEATSMALQSMIRQIMTGFGELGYLMDSDSDSTDSNRGTGTPADTETLNNPDASNADVSAADEQPAVPAPGARERTVETDVDEGLATGPQASGGRARPRPPISLEEPSSLPFLRLAHFFLLNDDDDDQPQGLTKEQIDNLAMRNFGESDALKTCSVCITEYAEGNKLRKLPCSHEYHVHCIDRWLSENSTCPICRRAVLVSANRESVI from the exons ATGGAAGGGTCTGACAGCGTAGAGCAAGGCAGCGGTGACCAGCCAGAGTCGCAGCGCCGAAGGCAGTTGGATCGTCTGGACAGAGAAGAGGCCTTTTATCAGTTCGTCAACAATCTCAGTGATGAGGACTATCGCCTTATGAGAGACAACAATCTCTTGGGCAATCCAG GAGAGGTAACTGAGGATGAGCTGTTTAATAGACTTCAACAAATCAAAGATGGTCCAGAGCAGCAGAATAACAACCCAAGTACTGAGAACAGTGAAGATCCCGTTG AAACTCCAGAGAGCTCCGAGGATTCCCAAGGTGGGGATAGCCTGCTAGACTGGCTAAACACAGTGAGACGGACCGGCAACACAACTAGAACCGGACATCGCGGAAACCAGTCTTGGCGGGCTGTGAGCCAGACAAACCCAAACAGTGGTGATTTTCGCTTTAGCCTGGAGATCAGTGTGAACCGCAACCTGGCTGAACAGCAGGCAGCAGCTGAAGGGGAGCAGGGGCCTTCGGAGCAGTCGCCAGCAGGCCAAGATGAAGGGGTTGCAGATCCTGAGCCACAGGTTCCTATGGAGACAGAGGTGGTGGAAGAACCGGTTGTTGAAGAATTAGCTGTCATTGTTGAGCCAGAACCTGAAGAAATAGCTGAGGAAGAGGTTGCTTCACAAGAAGCTGTAGAGGAGCCTCCCAGTCCAGCTCCACCTCCAGCCCCAGCTCCACCTCTAGCCCCAGCTCCAGGTCCAGTTGCAGCTCCAGCTCCAG TTGCAGCTCCAGTTGCAGCCCCAGCTCCAGTTGCAGCTCCAGTTTCAGCTCCAGCCCCAGCTCCAGTTGCAGCTCCAGTTGCAGCTCCAGTTGCAGCACCAGCCCCAGCTCCAGTTGCAGCTCCAGTTGCAGCTCCAGCCCCAGCTCTAGTTGCAGCTGCAGCCTCACCGGAGCAACCCCCACCTTGTTCTTCTCCACGAAGGGGACAACGGAGACCCCGCAGTCGTAGCCCAGAACCACGGAGGACAAGAGCCCGTTTAGCCAGAAGCCGCTCACCTCTCCGATTGGATCACCTAGATGGTGTGTCCAGTCCACGACACATGTATGGCTCTCAAAGCCCCAGTTCTTCCACTGACACACCTCCAGTGCCTCAAGTGGAGGGCAGTTCTCGGACTCGTCAACATATTCTCTCCAGGCAAAACCCAGTAGACGACAATGTTCAGCCACCCAGCGTTGAAACAGAATCCGTCCCTGAGGCCCAGAATGTCAGACCTCAGGAAGGGGAGTCTAATGGGAATGAAGGAGGCTCAGCAGAGCGACGTCCCCCTACTATAATGCTCGATCTGCAGGTGCGTCGTGTGCGTCCGGGTGAATATCGGCAAAGAGACAGCATTGCCAGCCGCACCCGGTCACGCTCGCAGAACTCCAACAACACATTTCTCTATGAGAGCGAGCGAGGTGGTTTTCGCAGGACCTTCTCCCGCTCTGAGCGTGCTGGGGTGAGGACCTACGTCAGCACCATTCGAATTCCGATTCGTAGGATTTCCGATGCAGGGTTAGGAGAGGCAACATCGATGGCTCTCCAGTCTATGATAAGGCAGATCATGACAGGCTTCGGCGAGCTAGGCTACCTCATGGACTCCGACTCGGATTCTACAGATTCAAACCGCGGTACCGGGACACCCGCAGACACGGAGACCCTCAACAATCCAGATGCTAGTAATGctgatgtgtctgctgctgacGAGCAACCTGCTGTTCCTGCTCCTGGAGCCAGAGAAAGGACAGTTGAGACGGATGTGGATGAGGGTCTTGCCACCGGCCCACAGGCTTCGGGAGGTAGGGCTCGACCTAGACCTCCCATCAGCCTAGAGGAGCCCAGCTCACTGCCCTTCCTCCGACTTGCTCACTTCTTCCTGCTGAACGACGACGATGACGACCAGCCTCAGGGGCTGACCAAAGAACAGATTGATAACCTTGCTATGCGCAACTTCGGTGAGAGCGACGCCTTGAAGACCTGTAGCGTCTGTATAACGGAGTACGCCGAGGGAAACAAGTTACGCAAGCTTCCCTGTTCCCATGAGTACCATGTGCACTGCATAGACCGCTGGCTCTCTGAGAACTCTACCTGCCCCATCTGTCGCAGGGCTGTCCTGGTATCAGCCAACCGAGAGAGCGTGATCTAA
- the rlim gene encoding E3 ubiquitin-protein ligase RLIM isoform X1 produces MEGSDSVEQGSGDQPESQRRRQLDRLDREEAFYQFVNNLSDEDYRLMRDNNLLGNPGEVTEDELFNRLQQIKDGPEQQNNNPSTENSEDPVETPESSEDSQGGDSLLDWLNTVRRTGNTTRTGHRGNQSWRAVSQTNPNSGDFRFSLEISVNRNLAEQQAAAEGEQGPSEQSPAGQDEGVADPEPQVPMETEVVEEPVVEELAVIVEPEPEEIAEEEVASQEAVEEPPSPAPPPAPAPPLAPAPGPVAAPAPVAAPTPVAAPAPAPVAAPIAAPAPAPVAAPVAAPAPVAAPVSAPAPAPVAAPVAAPVAAPAPAPVAAPVAAPAPALVAAAASPEQPPPCSSPRRGQRRPRSRSPEPRRTRARLARSRSPLRLDHLDGVSSPRHMYGSQSPSSSTDTPPVPQVEGSSRTRQHILSRQNPVDDNVQPPSVETESVPEAQNVRPQEGESNGNEGGSAERRPPTIMLDLQVRRVRPGEYRQRDSIASRTRSRSQNSNNTFLYESERGGFRRTFSRSERAGVRTYVSTIRIPIRRISDAGLGEATSMALQSMIRQIMTGFGELGYLMDSDSDSTDSNRGTGTPADTETLNNPDASNADVSAADEQPAVPAPGARERTVETDVDEGLATGPQASGGRARPRPPISLEEPSSLPFLRLAHFFLLNDDDDDQPQGLTKEQIDNLAMRNFGESDALKTCSVCITEYAEGNKLRKLPCSHEYHVHCIDRWLSENSTCPICRRAVLVSANRESVI; encoded by the exons ATGGAAGGGTCTGACAGCGTAGAGCAAGGCAGCGGTGACCAGCCAGAGTCGCAGCGCCGAAGGCAGTTGGATCGTCTGGACAGAGAAGAGGCCTTTTATCAGTTCGTCAACAATCTCAGTGATGAGGACTATCGCCTTATGAGAGACAACAATCTCTTGGGCAATCCAG GAGAGGTAACTGAGGATGAGCTGTTTAATAGACTTCAACAAATCAAAGATGGTCCAGAGCAGCAGAATAACAACCCAAGTACTGAGAACAGTGAAGATCCCGTTG AAACTCCAGAGAGCTCCGAGGATTCCCAAGGTGGGGATAGCCTGCTAGACTGGCTAAACACAGTGAGACGGACCGGCAACACAACTAGAACCGGACATCGCGGAAACCAGTCTTGGCGGGCTGTGAGCCAGACAAACCCAAACAGTGGTGATTTTCGCTTTAGCCTGGAGATCAGTGTGAACCGCAACCTGGCTGAACAGCAGGCAGCAGCTGAAGGGGAGCAGGGGCCTTCGGAGCAGTCGCCAGCAGGCCAAGATGAAGGGGTTGCAGATCCTGAGCCACAGGTTCCTATGGAGACAGAGGTGGTGGAAGAACCGGTTGTTGAAGAATTAGCTGTCATTGTTGAGCCAGAACCTGAAGAAATAGCTGAGGAAGAGGTTGCTTCACAAGAAGCTGTAGAGGAGCCTCCCAGTCCAGCTCCACCTCCAGCCCCAGCTCCACCTCTAGCCCCAGCTCCAGGTCCAGTTGCAGCTCCAGCTCCAGTTGCAGCCCCAACTCCAGTTGCAGCCCCAGCTCCGGCTCCAGTTGCAGCTCCAATTGCAGCTCCAGCCCCAGCTCCAGTTGCAGCTCCAGTTGCAGCCCCAGCTCCAGTTGCAGCTCCAGTTTCAGCTCCAGCCCCAGCTCCAGTTGCAGCTCCAGTTGCAGCTCCAGTTGCAGCACCAGCCCCAGCTCCAGTTGCAGCTCCAGTTGCAGCTCCAGCCCCAGCTCTAGTTGCAGCTGCAGCCTCACCGGAGCAACCCCCACCTTGTTCTTCTCCACGAAGGGGACAACGGAGACCCCGCAGTCGTAGCCCAGAACCACGGAGGACAAGAGCCCGTTTAGCCAGAAGCCGCTCACCTCTCCGATTGGATCACCTAGATGGTGTGTCCAGTCCACGACACATGTATGGCTCTCAAAGCCCCAGTTCTTCCACTGACACACCTCCAGTGCCTCAAGTGGAGGGCAGTTCTCGGACTCGTCAACATATTCTCTCCAGGCAAAACCCAGTAGACGACAATGTTCAGCCACCCAGCGTTGAAACAGAATCCGTCCCTGAGGCCCAGAATGTCAGACCTCAGGAAGGGGAGTCTAATGGGAATGAAGGAGGCTCAGCAGAGCGACGTCCCCCTACTATAATGCTCGATCTGCAGGTGCGTCGTGTGCGTCCGGGTGAATATCGGCAAAGAGACAGCATTGCCAGCCGCACCCGGTCACGCTCGCAGAACTCCAACAACACATTTCTCTATGAGAGCGAGCGAGGTGGTTTTCGCAGGACCTTCTCCCGCTCTGAGCGTGCTGGGGTGAGGACCTACGTCAGCACCATTCGAATTCCGATTCGTAGGATTTCCGATGCAGGGTTAGGAGAGGCAACATCGATGGCTCTCCAGTCTATGATAAGGCAGATCATGACAGGCTTCGGCGAGCTAGGCTACCTCATGGACTCCGACTCGGATTCTACAGATTCAAACCGCGGTACCGGGACACCCGCAGACACGGAGACCCTCAACAATCCAGATGCTAGTAATGctgatgtgtctgctgctgacGAGCAACCTGCTGTTCCTGCTCCTGGAGCCAGAGAAAGGACAGTTGAGACGGATGTGGATGAGGGTCTTGCCACCGGCCCACAGGCTTCGGGAGGTAGGGCTCGACCTAGACCTCCCATCAGCCTAGAGGAGCCCAGCTCACTGCCCTTCCTCCGACTTGCTCACTTCTTCCTGCTGAACGACGACGATGACGACCAGCCTCAGGGGCTGACCAAAGAACAGATTGATAACCTTGCTATGCGCAACTTCGGTGAGAGCGACGCCTTGAAGACCTGTAGCGTCTGTATAACGGAGTACGCCGAGGGAAACAAGTTACGCAAGCTTCCCTGTTCCCATGAGTACCATGTGCACTGCATAGACCGCTGGCTCTCTGAGAACTCTACCTGCCCCATCTGTCGCAGGGCTGTCCTGGTATCAGCCAACCGAGAGAGCGTGATCTAA
- the glod5 gene encoding glyoxalase domain-containing protein 5, with protein MALRAAGSRLLYFQRTCFKVSPTETHLAVRFKATCPVEVSHLDHLVLTVKNVPNTINFYTSVLGMEVITFKGSRKALSFGKQKFNLHQLGQEFEPKAKHPTSGSADLCLVTKTPLSVVAAHLKVCGVEIEEGPVQRSGAVGPITSLYFRDPDHNLIEVSNYSQSAPDSSS; from the exons ATGGCGCTCCGGGCAGCTGGTAGTCGTTTGCTGTATTTCCAGAGGACTTGTTTTAAG GTCAGCCCCACTGAAACTCACCTCGCTGTCAGATTCAAGGCAACCTGTCCTGTTGAAGTGAGCCATCTGGATCATTTGGTGCTGACAGTAAAAAATGTGCCAAACACAATCAACTTTTATACATCAGTTCTCGGAATGGAGGTTATCACTTTTAAG GGTAGTCGTAAAGCTCTGAGCTTTGGGAAACAAAAGTTTAACCTTCACCAACTGGGCCAAGAGTTTGAGCCAAAAGCTAAGCATCCAACTTCAGGCTCTGCAGACCTCTGTCTCGTCACCAAAACCCCTCTGAGTGTAGTAGCTGCCCATCTGAAG GTTTGCGGTGTTGAGATTGAAGAAGGACCCGTGCAGAGGAGTGGAGCTGTGGGACCCATCACCTCACTTTACTTCAGAGATCCAGACCACAATCTCATTGAGGTGTCAAACTACAGCCAGTCAGCACCAGACAGCTCCTCTTGA